The following coding sequences are from one Eleginops maclovinus isolate JMC-PN-2008 ecotype Puerto Natales chromosome 13, JC_Emac_rtc_rv5, whole genome shotgun sequence window:
- the LOC134874641 gene encoding cell division control protein 42 homolog, translating to MQTIKCVVVGDGAVGKTCLLISYTTNKFPSEYVPTVFDNYAVTVMIGGEPYTLGLFDTAGQEDYDRLRPLSYPQTDVFLVCFSVVSPSSFENVREKWVPEISHHCPRTPFLLVGTQVDLRDDSNTLEKLAKNKQRALTCESGEKLARELKAVKYVECSALTQRGLKNVFDEAILAALEPPDNKPKKRCVLL from the exons atgCAGACCATAAAGTGTGTGGTTGTCGGTGATGGTGCGGTGGGAAAGACTTGCCTGCTCATCTCCTACACCACCAACAAGTTTCCCTCTGAATACGTCCCAACG GTTTTTGATAACTATGCCGTGACAGTGATGATCGGCGGGGAGCCGTACACTCTGGGACTGTTTGACACCGCAG gtcaggAGGACTACGACAGGCTGCGACCCCTCAGCTACCCTCAGACCGACGTCTTCCTCGTCTGTTTCTCCGTAGTATCGCCTTCCTCTTTTGAGAATGTCAGAGAGAAG TGGGTGCCGGAGATCTCCCACCATTGCCCGCGGACGCCCTTCCTGCTGGTCGGGACTCAGGTGGATCTGAGAGACGACAGCAACACTCTGGAGAAACTGGCCAAGAACAAACAGCGAGCCCTGACCTGTGAGAGCGGGGAGAAACTGGCCCGGGAACTGAAGGCCGTCAAATACGTGGAGTGTTCAGCCCTCACACAG AGGGGTCTGAAGAATGTGTTTGATGAGGCCATCCTGGCAGCTCTGGAGCCTCCAGATAACAAACCCAAGAAGCGCTGCGTCCTGCTATAG